The sequence AGTAGCAGGACCCGGGTCACCGTGGGCCGGGGGCGGACTCGGCCAATGCGGACTGGCTGCGGCCGGGGGAGTTGCCGGTGAACTCGTGCCAGGTCGCTGCGCCCGGCGCGGAAATGCCCTCACGCCGCAGCACCACGCGCACAGTCTCGACAAGGATCTTCAGGTCCAGAGCGAACGACCGGCGATCGACATACTCGACGTCGTACGCGAACTTGGTCTCCCAGTCCAGGGCGTTGCGACCACGGACCTGGGCAAGCCCCGTGATTCCCGGCCGAACCTCGTGCCGCCGGGCCTGCTTGGGACTATAGAGAGCCAGATACCGCACCAGATGCGGGCGGGGGCCCACGATGCTCATGTCGCCCCGGAGCACATTCCAGAACTCGGGTAGCTCGTCGAGGCTGCTGGCCCGCAGCCACCGGCCCACCCGGGTCAGTCGCTCCGCGTCGGTCACCAGCCCCTGGGCGGGATCAGGGTGCCGCATAGTGCGGAACTTCACCATGTCGAAGAGCACGCCGTCCCGCCCGGGGCGGGT comes from Micromonospora viridifaciens and encodes:
- a CDS encoding sugar transferase, producing the protein MTVELPDQDDVAREARRRQRPYDRWKRLIDVVGALLVLVLASPVMAVVALVVLVAHGRPVLFWHTRPGRDGVLFDMVKFRTMRHPDPAQGLVTDAERLTRVGRWLRASSLDELPEFWNVLRGDMSIVGPRPHLVRYLALYSPKQARRHEVRPGITGLAQVRGRNALDWETKFAYDVEYVDRRSFALDLKILVETVRVVLRREGISAPGAATWHEFTGNSPGRSQSALAESAPGPR